GGCGAACCTGGGCTTGGCCGGCGAGATTGTCAGCGATGCCTTTATAGAGGTCACGCTTCATCGCATCGCTGCGGCCTCTGCGCATCGTAATCTCAATCACGATCAAATTGTCTGAACGAGCCACACCATTGAAAGTTCGGCTGTAGAAGAACTGTTGCGGATCATAGTCCGTCACCAGGTTGAACAATTCATCCTGGGGCATACCAATGCCGTCGACCAACGCTTGGTGTATGCCATCGACGATGCGTTGGCGCTGTTGCTGGCTGGTGCTTTTGGTGACAGCTGTACGTACAAACGGCATGTGAGTTGCTCTCAATTGGATTCTCGAATAGTCCACCACCTGAACAGTGTGCGGATAAGCGCAAGCCCAGCGATTTTGCGCAAACCTCACGTTCGCCGATAACGATTTATGCGGCCGGAGTATTTGAGTTAAAGTCACTTCATGAGACGTCGCCTGCCCCCATTGAATGCGTTGCGTACCTTCGAGGCTGCGGCTCGACTCGGGAAAATGACGTCCGCTGCCGAAGAGCTTTCCGTCACGCCCGGCGCTGTGAGTCGCCAGGTACGCCAGTTGGAACTGAGCCTTGGCGTCGATCTGTTCGAAGGGCCCAAGAACAAGCCGCAGCTCACCACGGCCGGCAAAGAACTCTTGCCTCAATTGACGGCCGCGC
This genomic interval from Pseudomonas alvandae contains the following:
- a CDS encoding tautomerase family protein — translated: MPFVRTAVTKSTSQQQRQRIVDGIHQALVDGIGMPQDELFNLVTDYDPQQFFYSRTFNGVARSDNLIVIEITMRRGRSDAMKRDLYKGIADNLAGQAQVRPQDVFIFMHENDYSDWSVGFGKFAMALVQQPGSIVTE